A section of the Meles meles chromosome 8, mMelMel3.1 paternal haplotype, whole genome shotgun sequence genome encodes:
- the LOC123949454 gene encoding olfactory receptor 52B2, giving the protein MTQTNFSIFHPAVFVLLGIPGWEAYHIWLSIPLCLMYITAVLGNTILIVVIITERNLHEPMYFFLSMLAITDILLSTTTVPKALAIFWLHAHDIAFDACVTQVFFVHVMFVGESAILLAMAFDRFVAICAPLHYTTVLTWSVVGRIALAIVTRSFCIIFPVIFLLKRLPFCRTNIVPHSYCEHIGVARLACADITINIWYGFSVPIVMVILDVILIAVSYSLILRAVFRLPSQDARHKALSTCGSHLCVILMFYVPSFFTLLTHHFGRNIPQHVHILLANLYVVVPPMLNPIVYGVKTKQIREGVTHWFLDIKTWCCASPLG; this is encoded by the coding sequence ATGACTCAAACCAACTTTAGCATCTTCCATCCTGCAGTTTTTGTCCTACTTGGCATCCCTGGGTGGGAGGCTTACCACATTTGGCTATCAATACCCCTCTGCCTCATGTATATCACTGCTGTCCTGGGGAACACCATCCTGATAGTGGTCATCATCACAGAACGTAATCTTCACGAGCCtatgtacttcttcctctctaTGTTGGCCATCACAGACATCCTGCTATCCACCACTACTGTACCCAAAGCTCTAGCCATCTTTTGGCTCCATGCCCATGACATTGCCTTTGATGCCTGTGTCACCCAAGTTTTTTTTGTCCATGTGATGTTTGTGGGGGAGTCAGCCATTCTATTAGCCATGGCCTTTGATCGCTTTGTGGCCATCTGTGCCCCCTTGCATTATACAACAGTGCTAACATGGAGTGTTGTGGGAAGGATTGCTCTGGCCATTGTCACCCGAAGCTTCTGCATCATATTTCCAGTGATCTTCTTATTGAAGCGGCTGCCCTTCTGCCGGACCAACATCGTCCCCCATTCCTACTGTGAGCATATTGGAGTGGCTCGCTTGGCTTGTGCTGACATCACCATTAACATCTGGTATGGCTTCTCAGTGCCCATTGTCATGGTCATCTTGGATGTGATCCTCATTGCTGTGTCTTACTCACTGATCCTCCGAGCGGTGTTTCGTTTGCCCTCCCAGGATGCCCGGCACAAGGCCCTCAGCACTTGTGGCTCTCACCTCTGTGTCATCCTCATGTTTTATGTTCCATCCTTCTTTACATTATTGACCCACCACTTTGGACGTAACATTCCTCAACATGTCCATATCCTGCTGGCCAATCTTTATGTGGTGGTGCCACCAATGCTCAACCCCATCGTCTATGGTGTGAAGACTAAGCAGATCCGGGAGGGTGTAACCCACTGGTTCCTTGACATCAAGACTTGGTGCTGTGCTTCCCCTCTGGGCTAA
- the LOC123949714 gene encoding olfactory receptor 688-like, which produces MDISQNAPNSSRFQVSKFILMGLPGIHEWQHWLSLPLALIYFLALGANTLIVITVHHEHNLHQPMYQFLSILAIVDIGLATTIMPKILAIFWFDVKAISLPECFTQIYAVHCFISMESGIFLCMAVDRYVAICHPLQYSSIVTEAFVVKATVFMVLRNVLLTIPVPVLAAQRHYCSRNEIEHCMCSNPGVTGLACDDITINRFYQLALAWVLGGSDMVLVFISYVLIFCSVLRLNSTEAIVKALSTCSSHLILILFFYTTIVVVSIAHLAGKAVPIFPVLLNVLNIVIPPALNPMVYALRAQELRVGFQRVFGLDKNVSQK; this is translated from the coding sequence ATGGATATCTCCCAGAACGCACCCAACAGCTCAAGATTTCAAGTGTCTAAGTTCATTCTGATGGGGCTCCCAGGCATTCACGAATGGCAGCACTGGCTCTCCCTGCCACTGGCTCTGATATACTTCTTAGCTCTTGGTGCCAACACTCTCATTGTGATCACTGTTCACCATGAGCATAACCTGCATCAGCCCATGTATCAGTTCCTTAGTATCCTGGCTATAGTAGACATTGGCCTGGCTACTACCATCATGCCCAAGATCCTGGCCATCTTCTGGTTTGATGTCAAGGCCATTAGCCTCCCTGAGTGCTTTACTCAAATTTACGCTGTTCACTGTTTTATTAGTATGGAGTCAGGCATCTTCCTCTGCATGGCTGTGGATAGATATGTAGCCATCTGTCACCCACTTCAGTATTCCTCCATAGTTACTGAAGCTTTTGTGGTAAAAGCCACAGTGTTCATGGTGCTTAGGAATGTACTGTTGACCATCCCAGTGCCTGTACTGGCTGCCCAGAGACACTATTGTTCCAGGAATGAAATTGAGCACTGTATGTGCTCCAACCCAGGGGTCACTGGCTTGGCCTGTGATGATATTACCATTAATAGGTTTTATCAGTTGGCTTTGGCATGGGTCCTTGGCGGAAGTGACATGGTTCTAGTTTTTATTTCCTATGTTCTGATCTTTTGCTCCGTGCTGAGGCTGAACTCCACTGAGGCAATAGTCAAGGCTCTGAGCACCTGCAGTTCTCATCTCATCCTCATCCTCTTCTTCTACACAACCATTGTGGTAGTGTCTATAGCCCATCTGGCAGGAAAAGCAGTTCCCATTTTCCCTGTTCTTCTAAATGTGCTCAACATTGTCATCCCTCCAGCTCTCAACCCCATGGTATATGCTCTTAGGGCCCAGGAACTCAGAGTAGGCTTCCAGAGGGTGTTTGGGTTAGATAAGAATGTGTCCCAAAAATGA